From one Motacilla alba alba isolate MOTALB_02 chromosome 8, Motacilla_alba_V1.0_pri, whole genome shotgun sequence genomic stretch:
- the TMEM275 gene encoding transmembrane protein 275 codes for MFSEKSSASLSQKPTQKKTRPQGLPSPALCCACGLCIMLAGINITLVGAFAFGTFLPVNNPPIIIGPILLVVAFTFFGACCICSRRPPAHGARKSKPGSNIGLIKPGNTAFEIETSEHTVQDTTAVQLSPTNSPISSKKSTPVHENAKACKLFTMEGNGPVAKYTTGGEAIQLNLPRDLAAS; via the coding sequence ATGTTCAGTGAAAAGAGCAGCGCCTCTTTGTCCCAAAAACCCACCCAGAAGAAGACCCGACCCCAGggcctcccctcccctgctctctgctgtgcctgtggaCTCTGCATCATGCTAGCAGGGATCAACATCACCTTAGTGGGAGCATTTGCCTTTGGGACCTTCCTCCCTGTGAACAACCCTCCCATCATCATCGGACCCATCTTGCTGGTGGTGGCCTTCACGTTCTTCGGTGCCTGCTGCATCTGCAGCCGGAGGCCCCCAGCCCACGGGGCCCGGAAATCCAAACCAGGCTCTAACATTGGCCTCATCAAACCTGGCAACACAGCCTTTGAAATTGAAACCAGCGAGCACACGGTGCAGGACACCACTGCTGTCCAGCTGAGCCCCACAAATTCCCCCATCTCCTCCAAAAAGTCCACCCCGGTTCACGAGAACGCCAAGGCTTGCAAACTCTTCACCATGGAAGGCAACGGGCCAGTGGCCAAATACACCACAGGGGGAGAGGCCATACAGCTCAACCTGCCCAGAGACCTGGCCGCATCCTAA